DNA from Sebaldella sp. S0638:
TGTTCCTACAAGGGTACTTACTGCTGTACAAATGCCGGAAATTGCAGAGCCGTACATCAGAAGAAGAGCAATAAGACACTTAGAAAAAGGAAGAATTATCATTCTTGCAGGAGGAACAGGAAATCCTTATTTTACCACAGATTCAGGCGGTGCATTAAGAGCGCTTGAAATCGGTGCAGACATTCTGGCAAAAGGAACTAAAGTAAACGGTGTTTACGACAAAGATCCGCAAAAGTTTGCAGATGCTGTAAAATTTGATAATATCAGTTTTGACGAAACTTTATCTAAAGATCTCAAAGTAATGGATGCTGCTGCTTTATCACTCTGCAGGGAGAATGACCTTCCTGTTATTGTATTCAATATTCTTGAAGACGGTAATATTAAAAGAATGGTAAACGGCGAAGAAATCGGAACAATTGTAAAAAATTAAATACTTTATATTAAATATGGAAGGTGAAAATTATAATGGTAGACACTTTTTTAAAAGAAACTGAAACCAAGATGGAAAAAGCTGTAGAAAGTACAAAGGACAAATTTGGGAGTATAAGAGCAGGCAGAGCCAATGTTTCTATGCTGGATGGTATCCATGTAGACACATACGGAGCTCCAAGCCCTTTATCACAGGTTGGTACATTATCAGCCCCTGAAGCAAGGCTTTTGACAATTGACCCATGGGATAAATCATTAATTCCTGCTATAGAAAAAGCAATACAGCAGGCTAATCTGGGTCTGAATCCTTCAAATGACGGAAGAATAATAAGACTTTCT
Protein-coding regions in this window:
- the pyrH gene encoding UMP kinase — translated: MLKYKRILLKLSGEALAGNQKFGISSEVLDNFARQLKEVHDLGVELAIVIGGGNIFRGIAGQEQGFDRATGDTLGILATIMNAIALQNSIEKMGVPTRVLTAVQMPEIAEPYIRRRAIRHLEKGRIIILAGGTGNPYFTTDSGGALRALEIGADILAKGTKVNGVYDKDPQKFADAVKFDNISFDETLSKDLKVMDAAALSLCRENDLPVIVFNILEDGNIKRMVNGEEIGTIVKN
- the frr gene encoding ribosome recycling factor, which translates into the protein MVDTFLKETETKMEKAVESTKDKFGSIRAGRANVSMLDGIHVDTYGAPSPLSQVGTLSAPEARLLTIDPWDKSLIPAIEKAIQQANLGLNPSNDGRIIRLSVPELTEERRKEYVKMVRKEAEEGKVAIRNIRKDVNNKLRKSEKDSEITEDELKSGEDSVQKLTDKFTKLVDEALDKKEKELTTV